The following are encoded in a window of Spea bombifrons isolate aSpeBom1 chromosome 2, aSpeBom1.2.pri, whole genome shotgun sequence genomic DNA:
- the ASPA gene encoding aspartoacylase — MAGCPRTLPVQRVAIFGGTHGNELSGVFLVKHWLKEDGEITRPSMEVTPFITNPKAVEKCVRYIDTDLNRAFDPQNLGKENAPNLPYEVKRAQEINSIFGPKGSVCAYDVILDLHNTTAHMGATLILEDSSDDFTIQMCHYIQNAMAPLKCSVLLIDNPGMKYSTTRSIARHPIGVEVGPQAHGIVRADILDLMRRIVKYALDFVQCFNEGKEIPKCSMDVYKVLEKVDYPRNERGDLIGVIHRKLQDKDWQALNPGDPMFVKVDGEVITYDGEYTVYPTFINEAAYYEKKQAFTNTQKVTLTAQALRCTHVK; from the exons TTCTAGTTAAACACTGGTTAAAAGAAGATGGGGAAATCACAAGACCCAGCATGGAGGTGACACCATTTATTACGAATCCAAAGGCTGTGGAGAAATGTGTAAGATATATCGACACTGACCTGAACAGAGCGTTTGATCCGCAAAATCTTGG GAAAGAAAACGCTCCCAACTTGCCATACGAAGTGAAACGCGCTCAAGAAATCAACTCCATATTTGGACCAAAGGGCAGTGTCTGTGCATATGATGTGATCCTGGATCTCCACAATACCACAGCACACATGGGTGCGACATTAATACTTGAAGATTCATCAGATGATTTTACAATCCAAATGTGTCATTATATCCAG AACGCCATGGCTCCACTGAAGTGCTCAGTGTTGTTAATTGACAATCCTGGTATGAAGTATTCAACAACTCGCTCTATAGCGAGACATCCTATCG GTGTGGAAGTCGGGCCTCAAGCACACGGAATTGTTAGAGCCGATATTCTAGATCTAATGAGGAGGATTGTGAAATATGCACTTGACTTTGTGCAGTGTTTCAATGAAG GAAAGGAGATCCCAAAAtgtagtatggatgtgtacaaAGTACTGGAAAAAGTAGATTATCCTAGGAATGAGAGGGGCGACCTTATTGGCGTAATTCACAGAAAACTTCAG gacaaAGATTGGCAAGCACTCAATCCAGGAGACCCCATGTTTGTAAAAGTAGACGGAGAAGTCATAACATACGACGGAGAATACACTGTATATCCAACGTTTATTAACGAAGCTGCCtactatgaaaaaaaacaggccTTTACAAATACACAGAAAGTAACATTAACTGCACAAGCTCTTAGATGTACACATGTAAAATAA